Below is a genomic region from Microcoleus sp. bin38.metabat.b11b12b14.051.
ACAAGAAATTGGTCAAAAGTATTTTTTTTTGTGACTGTTGCAATCATAAGATTTATCCTTATTTTGCAGGAATACTATTAGTCTATACTAGCACAGCCAGGAATAAATCTGTTTTTTTGACCGCAGATGCACGCGGATGCACGCGGATGAAGCCAAGGATTAAGAAAAGCACGCGCGCCCTTCTGATATTTAACACGCTGATATTTCACGAAAATGGTAAAATGCGATCGAGACGATTAGAACGTGATTAATGATCCTAACCCATGCGGTCGATCGCTTCTTCCTTCTTCCTTCTTCCTTCTTCCTTCTTCCTTCTGCTATAAAGTAACAAACCTAGAAATCGATCCACTCCAAGGTCAACCCCGAACCATGAGACTAGACGAAGCCGTAGAATTTGCCGAAAACCCAGAGCCACGGTGCCCCTGCGTCCTCCTACTGGACACCTCCGGCTCCATGCAAGGCGCACCCATAGATGCCTTGAATGAGGGGCTAGAAGTTTTTAGGAATGACCTAATTAAAGACGAACTAGCCAAAAAGCGAGTCGAAGTAGCGATTATTTCCTTTGACAATAATATCAAAGTCGTGCAAGACTTCGTGACCGCCGATCAGTTCGAGACACCGCTGCTGACAGCCCAAGGACAAACCCACATGGGCGCCGGCATTCAGCTAGCACTAGATACTATTGCCGCCCGCAAATCCGAATACCGCAACAACG
It encodes:
- a CDS encoding VWA domain-containing protein → MRLDEAVEFAENPEPRCPCVLLLDTSGSMQGAPIDALNEGLEVFRNDLIKDELAKKRVEVAIISFDNNIKVVQDFVTADQFETPLLTAQGQTHMGAGIQLALDTIAARKSEYRNNGITYYRPWVFMITDGEPQGESDDVVEIAAQRIKEEETNKRVAFFAVGVEGANISRLAQIVERTPVKLRGLDFREMFIWLSASMQRVSHSKIDEQVALPPPGWGTV